The Pedobacter ginsengisoli region ATTAAAGCATATTTCTCGCTCTTTTTAGATGTTTTTTTTGAAAGCCTTACAAAGAAATATAAATACCTGTCTTTAAGTTCCGGAAAGGGTTTTTCCAGATCAATCATAATAGGAACAAGAGTTGAAAGAATCCTGTCTCTGAAATGATTACGAACAAATTCACCGCGAGAAACGTTAAGCTGTGTTTCGTTTAAAATAAAGATCTTGTTTTGGGCCAGTTCATTTATCAACGTGGCTTGAAAAAGCTGTTCAAACTTGCGTTCCTGCTTTACAACAATATTTTTTATCTCGTTTAGTATTTTTTTGGGATTAAAACCCAGCAACGCCTTGGCCTTATCATTTAGGTTAGATAGTCTGCTTAACGTAGCTACCCTTACCCGATAAAACTCTTCAAGGTTCGACGAGAAGATAGATAAAAACTTTATCCGTTCTATGAGCGGTACTGTTTCATCGGCAGCTTCTTGTAAAACCCGTTCGTTAAAATATAACCAACTGATCTCTCTGTTTAGAAACGGTGCCTTTTTTTTCATTAAATATTATTGGTCCTCAAAACTGCAAATTCTATTGTTAAGTAATTGTTAATTATTACTCAAATAATAGTTTCAAACTTAACTCTTAATCTAACACCCGTGCTAATAGCATTTATTTAGCTTTCTCTGGGGGTGTTTTTGTTGCCGCAGGTTTAACTACTTTCTTTACAGGTGCTTTAGTAGCAGCTGGTTTTGCTGGAGTTGGCTTTGCAGGTGTAGCTTTAGTTGTTGCTTTAACTACCGGCTTTGCTACAGCTTTTTCTACTGCTTTAGCAGCTGCCTGAATTGGTTTCGATATTGCTTTAGCCTTCTCTTCTGTTGCAATTGCAGCCATTTTAACACTTTGTGCAACCGGTTTTGCTTTTGCAACCGCTTTCTGCACTACTTTACCTGCGCTCTTAGTCCCTTTTACGGCACTTTTCTTTACCTCTTCAACTTTTTTAGCAACAGGCGCTTTAGCTGAGGTTGCTTCATCAATCTTATTCTCTACAACAGACTTTACATCCTTAAATTTTTTCGATAGTTTTTTAGCAACAAACTTACTGGCTATCTCAATGTCCTTCCCTATCCTTTCTGCATCATGCCCCAAATGTTTTACAACCTCCAGAAACTTCTCTCTTAAACTTTTCTCCAATTCTTTTTTAACGGCCTTTTTTGCGTCTTTTTTTTGCACCTTTGAGTTATTGGTTTTCATATGTTATAAGTTTTAATTTAACAGCTTTTAAATTATCAGAACTCTCAATTATTACATTTTATGTAGGTAAAAAGCGTAATGGTTCGTAATAATTTTGTTTTTTTGTACAGAGAATTCAATTTTCACTTAAATCTAATATATTTTTCACTATAAAGCTATAATCATGCCCACTTTCGATATTGTAAGCAAAGTAGATGCTCAAACATTTGACAACGCAATGAATAACGCAAAAAAGGAAATCCTTAACCGTTATGATTTCAGTAATTCAAAAAGTACCATTGATCACGATAAAAAAACCAATGTAATAACTATAATTACAGAGGATGATATGCGTTTAAAAGCTATTGAAGGTGCTATTATTTCAAGAATGATAAAGCAGAACCTTGATGCTAAAAGTCTGGATTTTGGTAAAGAACAATATGCATCTGGCAATATGATCCGTAAAGAAGTTACGGTTAAAGAAGGAATTGATAAGGAAACTGCCAAGAAAATAGTGGCAAAAATAAAGGCAAGCGGCTTAAAAGTGCAGGCTTCGATGATGGATGATCAGGTTCGTGTACAAAGTAAAAGTATCGATGAACTTCAGGCCGTGATTTCACTTTGCCGTAACGAAGATTTTGGACAGCCTTTGCAATTCATTAACATGAGGAACTAATGGAAATTGAAGATCATGGTTTTATCTTTTCAGATGATAAGAATAAAATAGATCCTATTGCTATTCATCATTATCTGAGCACTCAGTCGTACTGGGCCGAAAACATACCTTTAGAGATTGTTAAAAGGTCTATAGAAAACTCATTGTGCTTTGGAATTTACAAAGACACAAAACAAATTGGCTTTGCCAGATGGATAACCGACAAGGCTACTTTTGCCTACCTGGCCGACGTTTATGTTGAAGAAATATACAGAGGCCAGGGCTTATCAAAAAAGCTCATGTCGCTAATGCTTTTCCATAAAGATTTGCAGGGTTTAAGAAGATACATGCTGGCCACTCAGGATGCTCACGGCTTATATGCTCAGTTCGGTTTTAAACCAATTGAACATCCGGATAGGTTAATGGGAATAGCAATCAAAAACCCTTATAAAGATTTGTAAAAACAGTTATTAAACTGTTTTTACATCATCATCACTATAATCCTGAATATCTGTAATATATCCATTTAAAATCAGGAAATCGAACAGAGGTTTAGCATCAGGCGTTACAGGCATATTTACCGAAGTAACTACCTCATTTGTTTTCTTATCAAGAAACGGATAAGCAAAAAGCTTTACGTTTTTGCTAAACATATCACTTACATAGCTAAGCAATAAACTACTGTAATTTTCACCAAAATTATTGGAATTAAATACGAATTTTAAGTTGTTGATATTGGTAGATATACCTACGCTTTTTGGCCTGCAGCGGTCCAGGTATTTGGCCAGTTTATTGTGTCTGGAAAAGTTTGATACAATTACCTTATTTCCTGTTTTACACATCTCTTCTGCCCTTTTTGCAACTGCCCTTAAATCTATCTCATGCAGATCATCTGCAGTAGATAAAAGATTAGACATCAGTACCTCTATCAGTACACTCAGATTATCATCCTTTACATTCTCTGTTTTCACAAACTGATCAACAGCTTTGTTAAGCATACTAAAATTAGGATGAGATTTTTGCGCATACTTTGTACGCAAAATCATGATATCCTTTTTATACAATAAATCTTTAGGTAAACAAGGTTGGCCCTGAGCATCAAAAATAGCCGCATCAGAGAAGTCCTTAACAATCAGATAAAGATTTAACAAAATGTTGTCAGCATCTTTAAACACAGGTCCGTTTACAGAAATAAGGTCAATTTCAACTGACCCAACCGTCAGGTTATCTGCCAGCGACTCAATCATTGCCTTGCGGTCTTGATTATAATAAAATGCTGCGTAAACCAGATTAACACCAATTATCCCCAATACATTTTGCTGCAATGCGGCATCAGTATCAAGCAAACGAACATGGAAAAATATCTCATTAGGTTCTCCGCCTGGTTCCGACTGAAAGCAAAGCCCTATCCAACCATGTGGATCATTAGATTTGTTATAGTTAAGTGTAGTTACTGTATCTGCAAAGGCAAAAAAAGTTCTGTCATCATACTTTTCGCCACTCAATCTTTCTGTCAATAAACCAAATTCATGGTTTAACATTTTTAATAGTCTGGATTTACTTACATATCTGCCAGACTCCTCTACCCCATAAATCGCATCACTAAATGTCATGTCATATGCCGACATAGTTTTTGCAACTGTACCCGATGCGGCACCTGCGGTAAAGAAATTACGGGCTACTTCCTGTCCGGCTCCAATCTCTGCAAATGTCCCGTAAATTTTAGGGTTTAAGTTAATCTTTAAAGCTTTACGCTTGGTATCAAGAATTTCTCTTTCCATTTTGCAAAAATAGCACAATCAGATGGATTTAGACGATAAAATCCCTATATTGATGCCAATTATTTTCACCCGTAAATATTTTTTCAATCATGGTCTCTTCATATTGAAAATCTGTTCCATTAAATAGATGCTGAACGTTAAAAACCTCAATATTCAATTTTTAAACAAAGAGGATAAATCCTGGTTAAAGGCAGTTAATAATGTAAGCTTTTCCATTGATAAAGGTAAAGTCCTTGGTATTGTTGGTGAGTCAGGGTCGGGCAAGTCTGTAACCTCTTTTTCAATCATGAGACTCCATGATCCGCAAAGCACCATGATTGATGGCGAAGTGAGTTTCGACAACATCGATTTACTTAATTTAACTGCAGAGGAAATCAGAAGATACAGAGGCAATAAAATTGCTATGATTTTTCAGGAACCCATGACTTCTTTAAATCCGGTATTTACATGTGGTGCTCAGGTTAAAGAGGCTATTATGCTGCATCAAAAGCTCGATAAAAGCACGGCAAAGTCTAAAACTATCGCCCTCTTTAAAGAAGTTCAGCTGCCGCGGCCTGAACAAATATTCAACAGCTATCCCCATCAGCTTTCCGGAGGACAAAAGCAAAGGGTAATGATAGCCATGGCGCTTAGCTGCAATCCTGAACTTTTAATAGCAGACGAGCCCACAACAGCGCTTGATGTAACCGTTCAAAAAACAATTCTGGAGCTTTTACTACTGCTTAAAAAAGAACGTAACATGGCCATGATTTTCATTTCTCATGATCTGGCTGTAATTGGTGAAATTGCAGATGAAGTGGCTGTTATGTATAAAGGTGAAATTGTTGAACAAGGACCTGCCGATCAGATTTTTCATCACCCACAAAACCCATATACCAAAGGTT contains the following coding sequences:
- a CDS encoding YajQ family cyclic di-GMP-binding protein, which gives rise to MPTFDIVSKVDAQTFDNAMNNAKKEILNRYDFSNSKSTIDHDKKTNVITIITEDDMRLKAIEGAIISRMIKQNLDAKSLDFGKEQYASGNMIRKEVTVKEGIDKETAKKIVAKIKASGLKVQASMMDDQVRVQSKSIDELQAVISLCRNEDFGQPLQFINMRN
- a CDS encoding GNAT family N-acetyltransferase — encoded protein: MEIEDHGFIFSDDKNKIDPIAIHHYLSTQSYWAENIPLEIVKRSIENSLCFGIYKDTKQIGFARWITDKATFAYLADVYVEEIYRGQGLSKKLMSLMLFHKDLQGLRRYMLATQDAHGLYAQFGFKPIEHPDRLMGIAIKNPYKDL
- a CDS encoding nicotinamide mononucleotide adenylyltransferase; protein product: MEREILDTKRKALKINLNPKIYGTFAEIGAGQEVARNFFTAGAASGTVAKTMSAYDMTFSDAIYGVEESGRYVSKSRLLKMLNHEFGLLTERLSGEKYDDRTFFAFADTVTTLNYNKSNDPHGWIGLCFQSEPGGEPNEIFFHVRLLDTDAALQQNVLGIIGVNLVYAAFYYNQDRKAMIESLADNLTVGSVEIDLISVNGPVFKDADNILLNLYLIVKDFSDAAIFDAQGQPCLPKDLLYKKDIMILRTKYAQKSHPNFSMLNKAVDQFVKTENVKDDNLSVLIEVLMSNLLSTADDLHEIDLRAVAKRAEEMCKTGNKVIVSNFSRHNKLAKYLDRCRPKSVGISTNINNLKFVFNSNNFGENYSSLLLSYVSDMFSKNVKLFAYPFLDKKTNEVVTSVNMPVTPDAKPLFDFLILNGYITDIQDYSDDDVKTV